The Listeria welshimeri serovar 6b str. SLCC5334 genome has a window encoding:
- a CDS encoding matrixin family metalloprotease: MKKILALLVVFTCVGTMLIPGQEASAAAKINSWDLVDSSKHMDYSGNSKYMSFVKNGANTWNAYKKGVIRPASATNKSDVYCSDVSVTNNINATTYSNGKITFNKKNMDKINNAGKQNVATHELGHGLRLAHNTSVDIMYSYGTSRTTLSTNDKQSYDAAYKKY; the protein is encoded by the coding sequence ATGAAGAAAATTTTAGCATTGTTAGTAGTATTTACATGTGTAGGAACTATGTTAATACCAGGTCAAGAAGCAAGTGCAGCAGCAAAAATCAATAGTTGGGATTTGGTGGATAGTAGTAAACACATGGATTATTCCGGAAATTCAAAGTATATGTCTTTCGTAAAAAATGGAGCAAATACTTGGAATGCCTATAAAAAAGGAGTTATTAGACCAGCTTCAGCTACAAATAAATCGGATGTTTACTGCAGTGATGTTTCTGTTACAAATAATATTAATGCAACAACATACAGTAACGGTAAGATCACATTTAATAAAAAGAATATGGACAAAATAAATAATGCGGGCAAGCAAAATGTAGCAACTCATGAACTAGGGCACGGTCTGCGTTTAGCGCATAATACTTCTGTAGATATTATGTATTCATATGGGACTTCAAGAACTACTTTATCTACTAATGACAAACAATCTTATGATGCAGCATACAAAAAATACTAA